A window of the Loxodonta africana isolate mLoxAfr1 chromosome 3, mLoxAfr1.hap2, whole genome shotgun sequence genome harbors these coding sequences:
- the ZBTB48 gene encoding telomere zinc finger-associated protein isoform X2 — MDGSFVQHSVKVLQELNKQRETGQYCDATLDVGGLVFKAHWSVLACSSHFFQSLYGDGSGGSVVLPAGFSEIFGLLLDFFYTGHLALTSGNRDQVLLAARELRVPEAVELCQSFKAQNLVGQAPSGQSELGKPASQDGSSCLKESADLEEEEVAGTLGQAPRGQDTSSSHSPQRPPLCPPAQSESPSFLHGKFRQALRPGPPEDKEPEDCKVPPRPLEAEGVQLQGGSHEWEVVVQVEDDGEGDYVSEPDTVSAKRKSNVIMKACAAEPALGSGSPMAEPAENRRGAVGPVECPTCHKKFLSKYYLKVHNRKHTGEKPFECPKCGKCYFRKENLLEHEARNCMTRSEQRPPHPRQTPPSSEWKPGQRLPPWAEAPPDAGPACPSHCQVFTCSVCQETFRRRMELRVHMVSHTGEMPYKFMQKKDLQSHMIKLHGAPKPHACPTCAKCFLSRTELQLHEAFKHRGEKLFVCEECGHRASSRNGLQMHIKAKHRNERPYVCEFCSHAFTQKANLNMHLRTHTGEKPFQCHLCGKTFRTQASLDKHNRTHTGERPFSCEFCEQRFTEKGPLLRHVASRHQEGRPHFCQICGKTFKAVEQLRVHVRRHKGVRKFECTECGYKFTRQAHLRRHMEIHDRVENYNPRQRKLRNLIIEDEKMVVVALQPPAELEVSSAEVIVESLAQGSLASQLPSQRLCADESFAGPGVMESSLIITAAIPEDCDT, encoded by the exons ATGGACGGCTCCTTCGTGCAGCACAGCGTGAAGGTCCTGCAGGAGCTCAACAAGCAGCGAGAAACCGGCCAGTACTGCGACGCCACCCTCGACGTGGGGGGCCTGGTGTTCAAAGCGCACTGGAGCGTCCTCGCCTGCTCCAGCCACTTCTTCCAGAGCCTCTACGGGGATGGCTCGGGTGGCAGTGTTGTCCTCCCTGCTGGCTTCTCTGAGATCTTTGGCCTCTTGCTGGACTTTTTTTACACTGGTCATCTTGCCCTCACCTCAGGAAACCGGGATCAGGTGCTTCTGGCAGCCAGGGAGTTGCGAGTGCCAGAGGCTGTGGAGCTGTGCCAGAGTTTCAAGGCCCAAAACTTGGTGGGACAGGCCCCAAGTGGCCAGAGTGAGCTGGGAAAGCCTGCCTCCCAGGATGGGAGCAGCTGCCTCAAGGAATCAGCGGACTTGGAGGAAGAGGAAgttgcagggactctgggtcagGCCCCCAGGGGTCAGGATACTAGCAGCAGCCACAGCCCTCAGAGGCCCCCACTGTGCCCCCCTGCTCAGAGTGAGAGCCCCTCCTTTCTCCATGGGAAGTTCAGGCAGGCCCTGAGGCCTGGTCCACCAGAGGACAAGGAGCCTGAGGACTGTAAAGTACCCCCGAGGCCCCTCGAGGCTGAAGGTGTCCAGCTACAGGGTGGGAGTCATGAG TGGGAAGTGGTGGTCCAAGTCGAGGATGATGGGGAAGGCGATTACGTTTCTGAGCCTGACACTGTGTCTGCCAAGAGAAAGTCCAACGTAATCATGAAGGCCTGTGCAGCTGAGCCAGCCCTGGGCTCAGGCTCCCCAATGGCTGAGCCTGCTGAGAATAGGAGAGGCGCAGTGGGGCCAGTCGAATGCCCCACTTGTCATAAGAAGTTTCTCAGCAAATACTATCTAAAAGTCCACAACAG GAAACACACTGGGGAAAAACCCTTTGAGTGTCCTAAATGTGGGAAATGTTACTTCCGGAAGGAGAACCTCCTGGAGCATGAAGCCCGGAACTGCATGACCCGCTCGGAGCAG cgtcccccccaccccaggcagACTCCTCCCAGCAGCGAGTGGAAGCCCGGGCAGAGGCTGCCGCCGTGGGCAGAGGCCCCCCCTGATGCCGGCCCTGCTTGCCCCTCACACTGCCAGGTCTTCACATGCTCCGTATGCCAGGAGACCTTCCGCCGGAGGATGGAGCTGCGGGTGCACATGGTGTCCCACACGGGGGAGATGCCCTACAAG TTCATGCAGAAGAAGGACCTGCAGAGCCACATGATCAAGCTGCACGGAGCCCCCAAGCCCCATGCT TGTCCCACCTGTGCCAAGTGCTTCTTGTCACGGACGGAGCTGCAGCTGCATGAGGCCTTCAAGCACCGCGGTGAGAAGCTGTTTGTGTGCGAGGAGTGTGGGCACCGGGCCTCCAGCCGCAACGGGCTACAGATGCACATCAAGGCCAAGCACAG GAATGAGAGGCCatatgtctgtgagttctgcagcCATGCCTTCACTCAGAAGGCCAACCTCAACATGCACCTGCGCACGCACACGGGCGAGAAGCCCTTCCAGTGCCACCTCTGTGGCAAGACCTTCCGAACCCAAG CCAGCCTGGACAAGCACAACCGCACCCACACCGGAGAGAGGCCCTTCAGCTGCGAGTTCTGTGAGCAGCGCTTCACTGAGAAGGGGCCCCTCCTGCGGCATGTCGCCAGCCGCCACCAGGAGGGCCGGCCCCACTTCTGCCAGATCTGTGGGAAAACCTTCAAAG CTGTGGAGCAGCTGCGTGTGCACGTCAGGAGGCACAAAGGAGTGAGGAAGTTCGAGTGCACGGAGTGTGGTTACAAGTTCACACGGCAG GCCCACCTGCGGAGACACATGGAGATCCACGACCGTGTAGAGAACTACAACCCACGGCAGCGCAAGCTCCGGAACCTGATCATTGAGGATGAgaagatggtggtggtggcgCTCCAGCCACCCGCCGAGCTGGAGGTGAGCTCAGCCGAGGTGATTGTAGAGTCCCTGGCCCAGGGCAGCCTGGCCTCCCAGCTGCCCAGTCAGAGACTGTGTGCAGATGAGAGCTTTGCGGGCCCAGGTGTCATGGAGTCCTCACTCATCATCACAGCTGCCATCCCTGAGGACTGTGACACGTAA
- the ZBTB48 gene encoding telomere zinc finger-associated protein isoform X4 translates to MDGSFVQHSVKVLQELNKQRETGQYCDATLDVGGLVFKAHWSVLACSSHFFQSLYGDGSGGSVVLPAGFSEIFGLLLDFFYTGHLALTSGNRDQVLLAARELRVPEAVELCQSFKAQNLVGQAPSGQSELGKPASQDGSSCLKESADLEEEEVAGTLGQAPRGQDTSSSHSPQRPPLCPPAQSESPSFLHGKFRQALRPGPPEDKEPEDCKVPPRPLEAEGVQLQGGSHEWEVVVQVEDDGEGDYVSEPDTVSAKRKSNVIMKACAAEPALGSGSPMAEPAENRRGAVGPVECPTCHKKFLSKYYLKVHNRKHTGEKPFECPKCGKCYFRKENLLEHEARNCMTRSEQVFTCSVCQETFRRRMELRVHMVSHTGEMPYKFMQKKDLQSHMIKLHGAPKPHACPTCAKCFLSRTELQLHEAFKHRGEKLFVCEECGHRASSRNGLQMHIKAKHRNERPYVCEFCSHAFTQKANLNMHLRTHTGEKPFQCHLCGKTFRTQASLDKHNRTHTGERPFSCEFCEQRFTEKGPLLRHVASRHQEGRPHFCQICGKTFKAVEQLRVHVRRHKGVRKFECTECGYKFTRQAHLRRHMEIHDRVENYNPRQRKLRNLIIEDEKMVVVALQPPAELEVSSAEVIVESLAQGSLASQLPSQRLCADESFAGPGVMESSLIITAAIPEDCDT, encoded by the exons ATGGACGGCTCCTTCGTGCAGCACAGCGTGAAGGTCCTGCAGGAGCTCAACAAGCAGCGAGAAACCGGCCAGTACTGCGACGCCACCCTCGACGTGGGGGGCCTGGTGTTCAAAGCGCACTGGAGCGTCCTCGCCTGCTCCAGCCACTTCTTCCAGAGCCTCTACGGGGATGGCTCGGGTGGCAGTGTTGTCCTCCCTGCTGGCTTCTCTGAGATCTTTGGCCTCTTGCTGGACTTTTTTTACACTGGTCATCTTGCCCTCACCTCAGGAAACCGGGATCAGGTGCTTCTGGCAGCCAGGGAGTTGCGAGTGCCAGAGGCTGTGGAGCTGTGCCAGAGTTTCAAGGCCCAAAACTTGGTGGGACAGGCCCCAAGTGGCCAGAGTGAGCTGGGAAAGCCTGCCTCCCAGGATGGGAGCAGCTGCCTCAAGGAATCAGCGGACTTGGAGGAAGAGGAAgttgcagggactctgggtcagGCCCCCAGGGGTCAGGATACTAGCAGCAGCCACAGCCCTCAGAGGCCCCCACTGTGCCCCCCTGCTCAGAGTGAGAGCCCCTCCTTTCTCCATGGGAAGTTCAGGCAGGCCCTGAGGCCTGGTCCACCAGAGGACAAGGAGCCTGAGGACTGTAAAGTACCCCCGAGGCCCCTCGAGGCTGAAGGTGTCCAGCTACAGGGTGGGAGTCATGAG TGGGAAGTGGTGGTCCAAGTCGAGGATGATGGGGAAGGCGATTACGTTTCTGAGCCTGACACTGTGTCTGCCAAGAGAAAGTCCAACGTAATCATGAAGGCCTGTGCAGCTGAGCCAGCCCTGGGCTCAGGCTCCCCAATGGCTGAGCCTGCTGAGAATAGGAGAGGCGCAGTGGGGCCAGTCGAATGCCCCACTTGTCATAAGAAGTTTCTCAGCAAATACTATCTAAAAGTCCACAACAG GAAACACACTGGGGAAAAACCCTTTGAGTGTCCTAAATGTGGGAAATGTTACTTCCGGAAGGAGAACCTCCTGGAGCATGAAGCCCGGAACTGCATGACCCGCTCGGAGCAG GTCTTCACATGCTCCGTATGCCAGGAGACCTTCCGCCGGAGGATGGAGCTGCGGGTGCACATGGTGTCCCACACGGGGGAGATGCCCTACAAG TTCATGCAGAAGAAGGACCTGCAGAGCCACATGATCAAGCTGCACGGAGCCCCCAAGCCCCATGCT TGTCCCACCTGTGCCAAGTGCTTCTTGTCACGGACGGAGCTGCAGCTGCATGAGGCCTTCAAGCACCGCGGTGAGAAGCTGTTTGTGTGCGAGGAGTGTGGGCACCGGGCCTCCAGCCGCAACGGGCTACAGATGCACATCAAGGCCAAGCACAG GAATGAGAGGCCatatgtctgtgagttctgcagcCATGCCTTCACTCAGAAGGCCAACCTCAACATGCACCTGCGCACGCACACGGGCGAGAAGCCCTTCCAGTGCCACCTCTGTGGCAAGACCTTCCGAACCCAAG CCAGCCTGGACAAGCACAACCGCACCCACACCGGAGAGAGGCCCTTCAGCTGCGAGTTCTGTGAGCAGCGCTTCACTGAGAAGGGGCCCCTCCTGCGGCATGTCGCCAGCCGCCACCAGGAGGGCCGGCCCCACTTCTGCCAGATCTGTGGGAAAACCTTCAAAG CTGTGGAGCAGCTGCGTGTGCACGTCAGGAGGCACAAAGGAGTGAGGAAGTTCGAGTGCACGGAGTGTGGTTACAAGTTCACACGGCAG GCCCACCTGCGGAGACACATGGAGATCCACGACCGTGTAGAGAACTACAACCCACGGCAGCGCAAGCTCCGGAACCTGATCATTGAGGATGAgaagatggtggtggtggcgCTCCAGCCACCCGCCGAGCTGGAGGTGAGCTCAGCCGAGGTGATTGTAGAGTCCCTGGCCCAGGGCAGCCTGGCCTCCCAGCTGCCCAGTCAGAGACTGTGTGCAGATGAGAGCTTTGCGGGCCCAGGTGTCATGGAGTCCTCACTCATCATCACAGCTGCCATCCCTGAGGACTGTGACACGTAA
- the ZBTB48 gene encoding telomere zinc finger-associated protein isoform X5 gives MDGSFVQHSVKVLQELNKQRETGQYCDATLDVGGLVFKAHWSVLACSSHFFQSLYGDGSGGSVVLPAGFSEIFGLLLDFFYTGHLALTSGNRDQVLLAARELRVPEAVELCQSFKAQNLVGQAPSGQSELGKPASQDGSSCLKESADLEEEEVAGTLGQAPRGQDTSSSHSPQRPPLCPPAQSESPSFLHGKFRQALRPGPPEDKEPEDCKVPPRPLEAEGVQLQGGSHEWEVVVQVEDDGEGDYVSEPDTVSAKRKSNVIMKACAAEPALGSGSPMAEPAENRRGAVGPVECPTCHKKFLSKYYLKVHNRKHTGEKPFECPKCGKCYFRKENLLEHEARNCMTRSEQRPPHPRQTPPSSEWKPGQRLPPWAEAPPDAGPACPSHCQVFTCSVCQETFRRRMELRVHMVSHTGEMPYKCSSCSQQFMQKKDLQSHMIKLHGAPKPHACPTCAKCFLSRTELQLHEAFKHRGEKLFVCEECGHRASSRNGLQMHIKAKHRNERPYVCEFCSHAFTQKANLNMHLRTHTGEKPFQCHLCGKTFRTQAWTSTTAPTPERGPSAASSVSSASLRRGPSCGMSPAATRRAGPTSARSVGKPSKLWSSCVCTSGGTKE, from the exons ATGGACGGCTCCTTCGTGCAGCACAGCGTGAAGGTCCTGCAGGAGCTCAACAAGCAGCGAGAAACCGGCCAGTACTGCGACGCCACCCTCGACGTGGGGGGCCTGGTGTTCAAAGCGCACTGGAGCGTCCTCGCCTGCTCCAGCCACTTCTTCCAGAGCCTCTACGGGGATGGCTCGGGTGGCAGTGTTGTCCTCCCTGCTGGCTTCTCTGAGATCTTTGGCCTCTTGCTGGACTTTTTTTACACTGGTCATCTTGCCCTCACCTCAGGAAACCGGGATCAGGTGCTTCTGGCAGCCAGGGAGTTGCGAGTGCCAGAGGCTGTGGAGCTGTGCCAGAGTTTCAAGGCCCAAAACTTGGTGGGACAGGCCCCAAGTGGCCAGAGTGAGCTGGGAAAGCCTGCCTCCCAGGATGGGAGCAGCTGCCTCAAGGAATCAGCGGACTTGGAGGAAGAGGAAgttgcagggactctgggtcagGCCCCCAGGGGTCAGGATACTAGCAGCAGCCACAGCCCTCAGAGGCCCCCACTGTGCCCCCCTGCTCAGAGTGAGAGCCCCTCCTTTCTCCATGGGAAGTTCAGGCAGGCCCTGAGGCCTGGTCCACCAGAGGACAAGGAGCCTGAGGACTGTAAAGTACCCCCGAGGCCCCTCGAGGCTGAAGGTGTCCAGCTACAGGGTGGGAGTCATGAG TGGGAAGTGGTGGTCCAAGTCGAGGATGATGGGGAAGGCGATTACGTTTCTGAGCCTGACACTGTGTCTGCCAAGAGAAAGTCCAACGTAATCATGAAGGCCTGTGCAGCTGAGCCAGCCCTGGGCTCAGGCTCCCCAATGGCTGAGCCTGCTGAGAATAGGAGAGGCGCAGTGGGGCCAGTCGAATGCCCCACTTGTCATAAGAAGTTTCTCAGCAAATACTATCTAAAAGTCCACAACAG GAAACACACTGGGGAAAAACCCTTTGAGTGTCCTAAATGTGGGAAATGTTACTTCCGGAAGGAGAACCTCCTGGAGCATGAAGCCCGGAACTGCATGACCCGCTCGGAGCAG cgtcccccccaccccaggcagACTCCTCCCAGCAGCGAGTGGAAGCCCGGGCAGAGGCTGCCGCCGTGGGCAGAGGCCCCCCCTGATGCCGGCCCTGCTTGCCCCTCACACTGCCAGGTCTTCACATGCTCCGTATGCCAGGAGACCTTCCGCCGGAGGATGGAGCTGCGGGTGCACATGGTGTCCCACACGGGGGAGATGCCCTACAAG TGTTCCTCCTGCTCCCAGCAGTTCATGCAGAAGAAGGACCTGCAGAGCCACATGATCAAGCTGCACGGAGCCCCCAAGCCCCATGCT TGTCCCACCTGTGCCAAGTGCTTCTTGTCACGGACGGAGCTGCAGCTGCATGAGGCCTTCAAGCACCGCGGTGAGAAGCTGTTTGTGTGCGAGGAGTGTGGGCACCGGGCCTCCAGCCGCAACGGGCTACAGATGCACATCAAGGCCAAGCACAG GAATGAGAGGCCatatgtctgtgagttctgcagcCATGCCTTCACTCAGAAGGCCAACCTCAACATGCACCTGCGCACGCACACGGGCGAGAAGCCCTTCCAGTGCCACCTCTGTGGCAAGACCTTCCGAACCCAAG CCTGGACAAGCACAACCGCACCCACACCGGAGAGAGGCCCTTCAGCTGCGAGTTCTGTGAGCAGCGCTTCACTGAGAAGGGGCCCCTCCTGCGGCATGTCGCCAGCCGCCACCAGGAGGGCCGGCCCCACTTCTGCCAGATCTGTGGGAAAACCTTCAAAG CTGTGGAGCAGCTGCGTGTGCACGTCAGGAGGCACAAAGGAGTGA
- the ZBTB48 gene encoding telomere zinc finger-associated protein isoform X3, whose amino-acid sequence MDGSFVQHSVKVLQELNKQRETGQYCDATLDVGGLVFKAHWSVLACSSHFFQSLYGDGSGGSVVLPAGFSEIFGLLLDFFYTGHLALTSGNRDQVLLAARELRVPEAVELCQSFKAQNLVGQAPSGQSELGKPASQDGSSCLKESADLEEEEVAGTLGQAPRGQDTSSSHSPQRPPLCPPAQSESPSFLHGKFRQALRPGPPEDKEPEDCKVPPRPLEAEGVQLQGGSHEWEVVVQVEDDGEGDYVSEPDTVSAKRKSNVIMKACAAEPALGSGSPMAEPAENRRGAVGPVECPTCHKKFLSKYYLKVHNRKHTGEKPFECPKCGKCYFRKENLLEHEARNCMTRSEQVFTCSVCQETFRRRMELRVHMVSHTGEMPYKCSSCSQQFMQKKDLQSHMIKLHGAPKPHACPTCAKCFLSRTELQLHEAFKHRGEKLFVCEECGHRASSRNGLQMHIKAKHRNERPYVCEFCSHAFTQKANLNMHLRTHTGEKPFQCHLCGKTFRTQASLDKHNRTHTGERPFSCEFCEQRFTEKGPLLRHVASRHQEGRPHFCQICGKTFKAVEQLRVHVRRHKGVRKFECTECGYKFTRQAHLRRHMEIHDRVENYNPRQRKLRNLIIEDEKMVVVALQPPAELEVSSAEVIVESLAQGSLASQLPSQRLCADESFAGPGVMESSLIITAAIPEDCDT is encoded by the exons ATGGACGGCTCCTTCGTGCAGCACAGCGTGAAGGTCCTGCAGGAGCTCAACAAGCAGCGAGAAACCGGCCAGTACTGCGACGCCACCCTCGACGTGGGGGGCCTGGTGTTCAAAGCGCACTGGAGCGTCCTCGCCTGCTCCAGCCACTTCTTCCAGAGCCTCTACGGGGATGGCTCGGGTGGCAGTGTTGTCCTCCCTGCTGGCTTCTCTGAGATCTTTGGCCTCTTGCTGGACTTTTTTTACACTGGTCATCTTGCCCTCACCTCAGGAAACCGGGATCAGGTGCTTCTGGCAGCCAGGGAGTTGCGAGTGCCAGAGGCTGTGGAGCTGTGCCAGAGTTTCAAGGCCCAAAACTTGGTGGGACAGGCCCCAAGTGGCCAGAGTGAGCTGGGAAAGCCTGCCTCCCAGGATGGGAGCAGCTGCCTCAAGGAATCAGCGGACTTGGAGGAAGAGGAAgttgcagggactctgggtcagGCCCCCAGGGGTCAGGATACTAGCAGCAGCCACAGCCCTCAGAGGCCCCCACTGTGCCCCCCTGCTCAGAGTGAGAGCCCCTCCTTTCTCCATGGGAAGTTCAGGCAGGCCCTGAGGCCTGGTCCACCAGAGGACAAGGAGCCTGAGGACTGTAAAGTACCCCCGAGGCCCCTCGAGGCTGAAGGTGTCCAGCTACAGGGTGGGAGTCATGAG TGGGAAGTGGTGGTCCAAGTCGAGGATGATGGGGAAGGCGATTACGTTTCTGAGCCTGACACTGTGTCTGCCAAGAGAAAGTCCAACGTAATCATGAAGGCCTGTGCAGCTGAGCCAGCCCTGGGCTCAGGCTCCCCAATGGCTGAGCCTGCTGAGAATAGGAGAGGCGCAGTGGGGCCAGTCGAATGCCCCACTTGTCATAAGAAGTTTCTCAGCAAATACTATCTAAAAGTCCACAACAG GAAACACACTGGGGAAAAACCCTTTGAGTGTCCTAAATGTGGGAAATGTTACTTCCGGAAGGAGAACCTCCTGGAGCATGAAGCCCGGAACTGCATGACCCGCTCGGAGCAG GTCTTCACATGCTCCGTATGCCAGGAGACCTTCCGCCGGAGGATGGAGCTGCGGGTGCACATGGTGTCCCACACGGGGGAGATGCCCTACAAG TGTTCCTCCTGCTCCCAGCAGTTCATGCAGAAGAAGGACCTGCAGAGCCACATGATCAAGCTGCACGGAGCCCCCAAGCCCCATGCT TGTCCCACCTGTGCCAAGTGCTTCTTGTCACGGACGGAGCTGCAGCTGCATGAGGCCTTCAAGCACCGCGGTGAGAAGCTGTTTGTGTGCGAGGAGTGTGGGCACCGGGCCTCCAGCCGCAACGGGCTACAGATGCACATCAAGGCCAAGCACAG GAATGAGAGGCCatatgtctgtgagttctgcagcCATGCCTTCACTCAGAAGGCCAACCTCAACATGCACCTGCGCACGCACACGGGCGAGAAGCCCTTCCAGTGCCACCTCTGTGGCAAGACCTTCCGAACCCAAG CCAGCCTGGACAAGCACAACCGCACCCACACCGGAGAGAGGCCCTTCAGCTGCGAGTTCTGTGAGCAGCGCTTCACTGAGAAGGGGCCCCTCCTGCGGCATGTCGCCAGCCGCCACCAGGAGGGCCGGCCCCACTTCTGCCAGATCTGTGGGAAAACCTTCAAAG CTGTGGAGCAGCTGCGTGTGCACGTCAGGAGGCACAAAGGAGTGAGGAAGTTCGAGTGCACGGAGTGTGGTTACAAGTTCACACGGCAG GCCCACCTGCGGAGACACATGGAGATCCACGACCGTGTAGAGAACTACAACCCACGGCAGCGCAAGCTCCGGAACCTGATCATTGAGGATGAgaagatggtggtggtggcgCTCCAGCCACCCGCCGAGCTGGAGGTGAGCTCAGCCGAGGTGATTGTAGAGTCCCTGGCCCAGGGCAGCCTGGCCTCCCAGCTGCCCAGTCAGAGACTGTGTGCAGATGAGAGCTTTGCGGGCCCAGGTGTCATGGAGTCCTCACTCATCATCACAGCTGCCATCCCTGAGGACTGTGACACGTAA
- the ZBTB48 gene encoding telomere zinc finger-associated protein isoform X1 encodes MDGSFVQHSVKVLQELNKQRETGQYCDATLDVGGLVFKAHWSVLACSSHFFQSLYGDGSGGSVVLPAGFSEIFGLLLDFFYTGHLALTSGNRDQVLLAARELRVPEAVELCQSFKAQNLVGQAPSGQSELGKPASQDGSSCLKESADLEEEEVAGTLGQAPRGQDTSSSHSPQRPPLCPPAQSESPSFLHGKFRQALRPGPPEDKEPEDCKVPPRPLEAEGVQLQGGSHEWEVVVQVEDDGEGDYVSEPDTVSAKRKSNVIMKACAAEPALGSGSPMAEPAENRRGAVGPVECPTCHKKFLSKYYLKVHNRKHTGEKPFECPKCGKCYFRKENLLEHEARNCMTRSEQRPPHPRQTPPSSEWKPGQRLPPWAEAPPDAGPACPSHCQVFTCSVCQETFRRRMELRVHMVSHTGEMPYKCSSCSQQFMQKKDLQSHMIKLHGAPKPHACPTCAKCFLSRTELQLHEAFKHRGEKLFVCEECGHRASSRNGLQMHIKAKHRNERPYVCEFCSHAFTQKANLNMHLRTHTGEKPFQCHLCGKTFRTQASLDKHNRTHTGERPFSCEFCEQRFTEKGPLLRHVASRHQEGRPHFCQICGKTFKAVEQLRVHVRRHKGVRKFECTECGYKFTRQAHLRRHMEIHDRVENYNPRQRKLRNLIIEDEKMVVVALQPPAELEVSSAEVIVESLAQGSLASQLPSQRLCADESFAGPGVMESSLIITAAIPEDCDT; translated from the exons ATGGACGGCTCCTTCGTGCAGCACAGCGTGAAGGTCCTGCAGGAGCTCAACAAGCAGCGAGAAACCGGCCAGTACTGCGACGCCACCCTCGACGTGGGGGGCCTGGTGTTCAAAGCGCACTGGAGCGTCCTCGCCTGCTCCAGCCACTTCTTCCAGAGCCTCTACGGGGATGGCTCGGGTGGCAGTGTTGTCCTCCCTGCTGGCTTCTCTGAGATCTTTGGCCTCTTGCTGGACTTTTTTTACACTGGTCATCTTGCCCTCACCTCAGGAAACCGGGATCAGGTGCTTCTGGCAGCCAGGGAGTTGCGAGTGCCAGAGGCTGTGGAGCTGTGCCAGAGTTTCAAGGCCCAAAACTTGGTGGGACAGGCCCCAAGTGGCCAGAGTGAGCTGGGAAAGCCTGCCTCCCAGGATGGGAGCAGCTGCCTCAAGGAATCAGCGGACTTGGAGGAAGAGGAAgttgcagggactctgggtcagGCCCCCAGGGGTCAGGATACTAGCAGCAGCCACAGCCCTCAGAGGCCCCCACTGTGCCCCCCTGCTCAGAGTGAGAGCCCCTCCTTTCTCCATGGGAAGTTCAGGCAGGCCCTGAGGCCTGGTCCACCAGAGGACAAGGAGCCTGAGGACTGTAAAGTACCCCCGAGGCCCCTCGAGGCTGAAGGTGTCCAGCTACAGGGTGGGAGTCATGAG TGGGAAGTGGTGGTCCAAGTCGAGGATGATGGGGAAGGCGATTACGTTTCTGAGCCTGACACTGTGTCTGCCAAGAGAAAGTCCAACGTAATCATGAAGGCCTGTGCAGCTGAGCCAGCCCTGGGCTCAGGCTCCCCAATGGCTGAGCCTGCTGAGAATAGGAGAGGCGCAGTGGGGCCAGTCGAATGCCCCACTTGTCATAAGAAGTTTCTCAGCAAATACTATCTAAAAGTCCACAACAG GAAACACACTGGGGAAAAACCCTTTGAGTGTCCTAAATGTGGGAAATGTTACTTCCGGAAGGAGAACCTCCTGGAGCATGAAGCCCGGAACTGCATGACCCGCTCGGAGCAG cgtcccccccaccccaggcagACTCCTCCCAGCAGCGAGTGGAAGCCCGGGCAGAGGCTGCCGCCGTGGGCAGAGGCCCCCCCTGATGCCGGCCCTGCTTGCCCCTCACACTGCCAGGTCTTCACATGCTCCGTATGCCAGGAGACCTTCCGCCGGAGGATGGAGCTGCGGGTGCACATGGTGTCCCACACGGGGGAGATGCCCTACAAG TGTTCCTCCTGCTCCCAGCAGTTCATGCAGAAGAAGGACCTGCAGAGCCACATGATCAAGCTGCACGGAGCCCCCAAGCCCCATGCT TGTCCCACCTGTGCCAAGTGCTTCTTGTCACGGACGGAGCTGCAGCTGCATGAGGCCTTCAAGCACCGCGGTGAGAAGCTGTTTGTGTGCGAGGAGTGTGGGCACCGGGCCTCCAGCCGCAACGGGCTACAGATGCACATCAAGGCCAAGCACAG GAATGAGAGGCCatatgtctgtgagttctgcagcCATGCCTTCACTCAGAAGGCCAACCTCAACATGCACCTGCGCACGCACACGGGCGAGAAGCCCTTCCAGTGCCACCTCTGTGGCAAGACCTTCCGAACCCAAG CCAGCCTGGACAAGCACAACCGCACCCACACCGGAGAGAGGCCCTTCAGCTGCGAGTTCTGTGAGCAGCGCTTCACTGAGAAGGGGCCCCTCCTGCGGCATGTCGCCAGCCGCCACCAGGAGGGCCGGCCCCACTTCTGCCAGATCTGTGGGAAAACCTTCAAAG CTGTGGAGCAGCTGCGTGTGCACGTCAGGAGGCACAAAGGAGTGAGGAAGTTCGAGTGCACGGAGTGTGGTTACAAGTTCACACGGCAG GCCCACCTGCGGAGACACATGGAGATCCACGACCGTGTAGAGAACTACAACCCACGGCAGCGCAAGCTCCGGAACCTGATCATTGAGGATGAgaagatggtggtggtggcgCTCCAGCCACCCGCCGAGCTGGAGGTGAGCTCAGCCGAGGTGATTGTAGAGTCCCTGGCCCAGGGCAGCCTGGCCTCCCAGCTGCCCAGTCAGAGACTGTGTGCAGATGAGAGCTTTGCGGGCCCAGGTGTCATGGAGTCCTCACTCATCATCACAGCTGCCATCCCTGAGGACTGTGACACGTAA